One segment of Rosa chinensis cultivar Old Blush chromosome 6, RchiOBHm-V2, whole genome shotgun sequence DNA contains the following:
- the LOC112173300 gene encoding UPF0496 protein At1g20180 produces MRKSMRSRLRSMFSKPGSRSRKVNDRGGGGSFSSKLSVNEEYLEVFRTKSYLEMWDRVHGHGSVQRPTTNTTRLSSSPLVPFYMNLSENLLDPRQETLNDMISEEGINVHHLLTDYFESSLEAYHLCELLLRSIHQTHAEYRNIKKVMKKLSQRNNYTDEQCRAIFRELTTFGHLKNSLSISSPLQFRDIHDSYSALLNNLTSRQKKIRRRAKRNRILKKVGGVGLVVSHSALLLALLVFAFHSMIGLVAAPAIMSCSIGLCKKKMESGEECLKSSFDHEIHGEQLDVAAKGIYILINDFDTMSRMVRRLQDEVEHRKAVADLCVRNGVNCEIFNEVVREFHVHDSNFMEQLEELEEHVYLCMLTINRSRRLVLQEIFATH; encoded by the exons ATGAGGAAAAGTATGCGCTCCAGGTTGAGATCTATGTTTTCGAAACCAG GCAGCAGATCAAGGAAAGTCAATGACCGAGGCGGTGGAGGTAGCTTTTCCAGCAAGCTGAGTGTGAACGAGGAGTACTTGGAAGTTTTCAGAACAAAATCGTATCTAGAAATGTGGGATAGAGTTCATGGACATGGATCGGTACAGCGTCCAACAACAAATACTACTAGACTATCCTCTTCTCCATTGGTTCCTTTCTATATGAATCTCTCCGAAAATCTTCTCGATCCGCGGCAAGAAACCCTCAATGACATGATTAGTGAGGAGGGAATAAACGTGCACCACCTTCTCACTGACTACTTTGAATCAAGCTTAGAGGCTTACCATCTATGCGAGTTACTCCTTCGAAGCATCCATCAAACGCACGCAGAGTACCGCAACATCAAGAAGGTGATGAAAAAGCTAAGCCAAAGGAACAATTACACTGACGAGCAATGCCGGGCTATTTTCCGAGAGCTTACGACGTTTGGACATCTGAAAAACTCGTTGTCGATTAGCAGCCCCCTGCAATTCCGTGACATTCACGATAGCTACTCGGCATTGCTCAATAATTTGACATCGAGACAGAAAAAGATTAGACGCAGGGCAAAGCGGAACAGGATTTTGAAGAAAGTTGGAGGAGTTGGTCTCGTAGTGTCTCACAGTGCACTATTGCTCGCTTTGCTAGTCTTTGCATTTCATAGCATGATTGGACTAGTGGCAGCGCCAGCAATCATGTCTTGTTCTATAGGTTTGTGCAAGAAGAAAATGGAGTCAGGAGAGGAGTGTCTCAAGTCGAGTTTCGACCACGAAATCCATGGGGAGCAACTTGATGTTGCGGCCAAAGGGATTTACATACTGATCAACGATTTCGATACCATGAGTCGGATGGTCAGGCGATTACAGGACGAGGTAGAACACCGCAAAGCTGTTGCAGATTTGTGTGTTAGGAATGGAGTCAATTGCGAAATATTTAATGAGGTTGTGCGAGAATTTCATGTCCATGACTCCAACTTTATGGAGCAGTTGGAGGAGCTTGAAGAACATGTATACTTGTGTATGCTGACGATCAACCGATCCAGAAGGCTTGTGCTTCAAGAAATATTCGCAAcacactaa